A window of Pirellula sp. SH-Sr6A contains these coding sequences:
- a CDS encoding phage portal protein, which yields MNVLDRIIGYVSPTAGLRRAQARKVLQRSYAGAESNRLTSGTKPKNQSADQELMGPYGADAMRAWARSMVRNNAYAWNVVDTIVSNVIGDGITLQSVYETKDGEDVEDVNESREKLWAEWCEVADINGQLTFAEIQVIAQREIVEAGEVLIRKIRTPGKEYRGITRPVPLALELIEADRLSLERDTYKSSMARAEGNRVVRGIEVDQKGRPVAYWIYQQHPNSPYSVGNQVPERVPADEVIHLFRLDRIGQTRGVSWFAPVMSPMRDLGIYIDNELQASAVASCFGVVVKTNTPSRGLQNPTGDESTDNNGNTLEYLEPGMVTRIGVEESIEVINPSRPNSAAEPWISLMLRGIAAGTGTNYEAVAKDFSNTSYSSSRTSKLEDRTRYKRWQNYMVWHLCQPVWDEFCNKAAVVNAENFPTSSELLEDRRGVAPVEWQLPEQEWVDPAAEQTAAQQSIDRYMSTYQDELGSRGRSWRATFYQASKEKKLRMKLGLLTSEEQTAQMMAAQTGASGPADEVRAEEDAEGATGEWMGLSRLQWNRNRKALQDVLNGLSDGSMSPALARAQLSMIGLTEKNIEAIVADASDGTVDNPIPAEDVASE from the coding sequence ATGAACGTCCTAGATCGCATTATCGGTTACGTTTCTCCAACGGCAGGTCTCAGACGCGCACAAGCTCGAAAAGTATTGCAGCGAAGCTACGCTGGCGCGGAATCGAACCGTCTAACATCAGGCACCAAACCAAAGAACCAATCAGCCGACCAAGAACTGATGGGTCCGTATGGTGCTGACGCCATGCGTGCTTGGGCTCGCTCGATGGTTCGAAATAATGCTTACGCATGGAACGTTGTTGATACCATTGTTTCAAACGTCATCGGTGACGGAATCACGCTCCAAAGCGTGTACGAAACCAAGGATGGCGAAGACGTAGAAGACGTTAACGAGTCGCGGGAAAAGCTATGGGCTGAATGGTGCGAAGTCGCAGACATCAACGGGCAGTTGACCTTTGCGGAAATCCAGGTAATCGCACAGCGAGAGATTGTCGAGGCTGGCGAAGTTCTCATTCGGAAGATTCGGACTCCCGGCAAAGAGTATCGCGGAATTACCCGCCCTGTTCCGTTGGCATTGGAGTTGATCGAAGCCGACCGTCTATCCTTAGAGCGCGACACGTACAAGTCGTCGATGGCGCGTGCGGAAGGAAACCGAGTAGTACGTGGAATCGAGGTTGATCAGAAAGGTAGACCTGTAGCGTACTGGATCTACCAGCAACACCCGAACAGCCCGTACAGCGTTGGTAACCAAGTTCCTGAGCGAGTTCCAGCGGATGAAGTGATTCATCTTTTCCGACTGGACAGAATCGGTCAAACTCGCGGCGTTAGTTGGTTTGCTCCTGTGATGTCTCCAATGCGAGACCTGGGAATCTACATCGACAACGAACTGCAAGCATCTGCTGTCGCGTCTTGCTTTGGAGTAGTGGTTAAGACAAACACTCCGAGCCGTGGATTACAGAATCCCACTGGCGATGAGTCGACGGACAACAACGGAAACACGCTTGAATATCTTGAGCCAGGGATGGTAACAAGGATCGGCGTTGAAGAGTCCATCGAAGTTATCAACCCATCGCGACCTAACAGCGCAGCGGAGCCGTGGATTTCTCTGATGCTTCGCGGTATTGCTGCTGGCACTGGCACCAATTACGAAGCGGTTGCAAAAGACTTCTCGAACACTTCGTACAGTTCCAGCCGAACTAGCAAGCTGGAAGATCGCACTCGATACAAGCGATGGCAAAACTACATGGTTTGGCATCTTTGCCAACCAGTCTGGGACGAGTTCTGCAACAAGGCTGCCGTTGTGAACGCAGAGAACTTTCCTACGTCATCCGAACTACTAGAAGACCGCCGTGGTGTTGCTCCAGTTGAATGGCAATTGCCTGAGCAAGAATGGGTCGATCCGGCAGCAGAGCAAACAGCCGCGCAGCAATCCATCGATCGTTACATGTCGACTTACCAAGACGAGCTTGGCTCGCGTGGTCGGTCCTGGCGTGCGACCTTCTACCAAGCGAGCAAGGAAAAGAAACTTCGCATGAAGCTCGGTTTGCTGACTTCGGAGGAGCAGACCGCGCAGATGATGGCCGCTCAAACCGGAGCATCGGGGCCAGCGGATGAAGTGCGAGCAGAAGAAGACGCAGAGGGAGCGACCGGCGAATGGATGGGACTCTCTCGCTTGCAATGGAACAGAAACCGCAAGGCCCTCCAAGATGTGCTCAATGGCCTCTCGGACGGATCAATGTCTCCAGCCCTTGCGAGAGCACAACTCAGCATGATCGGACTGACGGAAAAGAACATCGAGGCGATCGTCGCAGATGCCTCGGATGGAACGGTAGACAACCCAATTCCTGCGGAGGATGTCGCCAGTGAATAA